One window of the Cydia splendana chromosome 18, ilCydSple1.2, whole genome shotgun sequence genome contains the following:
- the LOC134799501 gene encoding putative OPA3-like protein CG13603, which translates to MVIGAFPIAKLSVLLIKQISKPIANACKERAKNSPFFRTYVCMPPAQFYNWCEVKAKMWVLNLGKPVNIPVLSQEMAIELGANLLGESVIFIIGAALITVEYSRQSNKEAAKEQARIDELKHITNTITDLYFAVQQQETQIREMERLIHSISGKKIEAPPPDVRDITKSLKELEELTTKSSPPQPPAGQTSPKGQQPPTTQQPPAQPRPQDGSKMMRPEAQLISTPYPDKGLILQSLNYIQMDVFSSIFPHSRREEDNKQQEKKLPFQKRDSAVLSEALYNIENNFKSLF; encoded by the exons ATGGTTATTGGAGCGTTTCCCATTGCCAAATTGTCGGTGTTGCTAATCAAGCAGATCAGTAAACCCATCGCTAATGCATGTAAAGAACGAGCCAAAAATAGTCCCTTTTTCAGGACCTATGTTTGTATGCCTCCTGCCCAAT TCTACAATTGGTGCGAGGTGAAAGCTAAGATGTGGGTCCTAAATTTGGGTAAACCTGTGAACATACCTGTGCTGAGCCAGGAAATGGCCATTGAGCTGGGTGCCAATCTGCTGGGTGAATCAGTCATCTTTATTATTGGTGCTGCCCTGATTACTGTGGAATATAGCAG GCAAAGCAATAAAGAGGCAGCTAAAGAACAAGCCCGTATAGATGAGCTGAAACATATAACCAATACTATTACAGACTTGTACTTCGCAGTCCAGCAACAAGAAACACAGATCAGGGAAATGGAGCGCCTCATTCATTCAATCA GTGGTAAAAAGATAGAAGCACCTCCTCCAGATGTCAGGGACATAACCAAATCACTGAAGGAACTTGAAGAATTGACGACTAAGAGTTCCCCTCCACAACCACCAGCTGGTCAAACATCACCAAAAGGCCAACAACCCCCCACCACCCAACAGCCTCCAGCACAGCCAAGGCCACAAGATGGCTCTAAAATGATGAGACCTGAGGCCCAACTTATTTCCACACCATACCCTGACAAAGGACTTATACTGCAATCATTGAATTATATCCAAATGGATGTTTTTAGTTCAATATTTCCTCATAGCCGAAGGGAAGAGGACAATAAAcaacaagaaaaaaaattaccgtTTCAGAAACGTGATAGTGCTGTACTTTCAGAGGCACTCTACAACAtagaaaataactttaagagCTTGTTTTAA
- the LOC134799227 gene encoding DNA-directed RNA polymerase III subunit RPC6 produces MSTNKSEEAIKEKILNVAKKNPKGVSDKDIKAAVPELSSGELVAAINSLLQQGCFDLFNQGGSLIYRLKTQTSKTAVKGADNEEKVVYNLIEEAGNKGIWIRDIRVRSNLANTQLTKVLKSLESKKVIKAVKCVNASKKKVYMLYNLEPDRSISGGAWYQDQDFESEFVDILNRQCLRFLQQRADKIMNNVRGPIVGRTQSYATGAEVHKYITDLGISNVTLDVEDVITILNTLVYDGKAESSVYPDGSKVFRAIESLLPPPGLVQVPCGVCPLIHKCYSKGLITPQDCTYMNEWLE; encoded by the exons ATGAGTACTAATAAATCAGAGGAAGCAATCAAGGAAAAGATTTTGAATGTGGCTAAGAAAAATCCTAAAGGTGTGTCAGATAAAGATATCAAAGCTGCTGTGCCGGAGCTATCCTCTGGGGAACTAGTGGCAGCGATCAACTCGCTATTGCAGCAAGGATGTTTTGATTTATTCAATCAAGGAGGGTCTCtaatttatag GTTAAAAACTCAAACTAGTAAAACAGCAGTTAAAGGTGCAGACAATGAGGAGAAAGTGGTTTACAATTTGATAGAGGAAGCTGGTAATAAGGGAATATGGATTCGTGACATCAGAGTTCGATCTAACCTCGCCAATACACAGCTCACTAAAGTGCTCAAAAGTCTTGAGAGCAAAAAAGTTATTAAGGCAGTGAAATGCGTAAAC GCTTCAAAAAAGAAAGTGTACATGTTGTATAACTTAGAACCAGATAGGTCTATATCTGGAGGAGCATGGTATCAGGATCAAGATTTTGAGTCTGAGTTTGTGGATATACTGAATCGTCAGTGCCTTAGGTTTTTGCAGCAAAGAGCTGACAAAATCATGAATAATGTTCGTGGACCCATTGTAGGCAGAACTCAGTCTTATGCTACTGGTGCAGAAGTACACAAATACATAACTGACTTAGGAATTAGTAAT GTCACCCTAGATGTTGAAGATGTCATCACAATTTTGAACACACTAGTATATGATGGCAAGGCAGAGAGCAGTGTGTATCCTGATGGCAGCAAAGTGTTTCGCGCCATTGAGTCCCTACTGCCACCCCCAGGGCTAGTGCAAGTGCCCTGTGGAGTGTGTCCTCTCATACACAAGTGCTATTCCAAAGGACTCATCACCCCACAGGACTGTACTTATATGAATGAATGGctagaataa